Genomic segment of Salvelinus sp. IW2-2015 linkage group LG17, ASM291031v2, whole genome shotgun sequence:
cggTTAAACAGCAtcgaagaagaagcagaagaacgACAGAGTCTTGCATAAACGGCATaatatgttttgtaatgttttttttattacagtTAGCAGTAGTTAGCTAAACACACTCCGAGGCTGTAAACCGTGTAAACCGTCTACACAGTAACTACATCGCAAAGAAAGGTAAATACATTTTGGACTAAAATATTTGCATACCCCAGTTAACTCCTTCGACGAAATATATAACTTTGATAACAGCTAACGTTAAGCGTCGAAGCAGTTAACTTTGATAACAGCTAAGCTGCTGGAAGTATCAACAACCGTACGATGAATGTCGAGTTTAAATGAACCAGATAATTTCTGTATTAGTTATGATGTCAGTTCAACAGATGAGTACACAACCCGAAATGTTGAAAGCATTTGATCTAGATATTGGTTTAATTTAGAATGGAATGCAGTCTGTTTACTatcctgcattttttttttaggatGGCTCATGTGCCCAAAGTTAAGCTGGCAGGGGGCTTGGAGATCTGCCGCATCCTGAACGGCATGTGGCAGGTATCAGGTGCTCATGGTCCGGTGGATCATCCCAAAGCAGGTAAACTGAAAGTAGGGTAAAAGTTCACTCCAAAATTATTCACACGTTTTTAGACCTTAAGTGTCTAGCTAATGTCTTGAGTGAGTGCCCCACACAATATTTTGTCCAGTTTATTTAACTGAGatcaaattctcatttacagcaacaacctggggaacagtcacaggatgaatgagccaattgtaaactggggatgattaggtcagattgggaatttagccaggacaccagggttaacacccctattcttacaataagtgccatgggatctttaatgaccacagagagtcaggacacccgtttaacgtcccatccaaaagacagcaccctactcAGGGCAATggccccaatcactgccctggggaattgggatgtttgtttgtttgtttttttagaccagaggaaagggtgcctcctactggccctccaacaccacttccagcagcatctggtctcccatccagggactgaccaggaccaacactGCTTAACTTCAGAAGTAAGCCAGGAGTGAGATGCAGGGTAGTAGGCTGCTGGCTATAGCTATAGCCTATCAGTTCCATACAGTATCAATGGAAAAATGGGtactatataataaataaaaaaaatagatgatGCTGCCTATTATAGCATTTTTTTTACCCACAATTTTTATTTCCCTAACAGTTATTATCAAACCCCCTTTTCCTATTCCAGTGCAGGCGATGCAAGCCTATATTGATGCTGGCCTAACAACTTTTGACATGGCAGATATCTATGGACCAGCGGAGGAGATTTTTGGACACTTCAACAGCCAGGTATGAATTGTTGTTGTAACCTACACCACACAAACTCCAGATTATGAACCTGTTGGATTGAAAGTGTATGTACATATTGTAGATTGTATGAACATTGATCTCAGATGTGTGCAAGTGGAGCAGTACCCCTGAATTGGCACAGGAGGGAGCTAATGTAGCACAGTTGCTATTCGGCGGTTGGGCTGCTTAGTCTCGCTCTCAAGAATCAGGGGAGAGATGGTGTATGGAAGATCAGTAAATTCTCACTctcacttatacacacacatgaaaaaGCCCTTACACATCAAGCCATAGTCATACACACATTGTCAGATGCACTCTTACACCCACACTCTTTGTTTCACCATTAACATTGGTTTTAATATGAATAATTTCTTTTCATttgaagattttttaaaatttgcaTCTTCATTTATTAATTCCTTTGGATTTCAGACCTTGTCAGTGCCCAGGCACGCTGCATCTCACACGATTTTGACTTGGATGTGTTTTGACACCTGGAATAATGTCCTCCGAGAATGCTTCCCAACACCAACCTCTCTGAGGATTGAATCACCTGTCTGTAACTAGACACATCTGCTCTGCTCTCACATGTGAAACAGAGAGATTTATATGGTCTCTCACGTCTGACTGAAAAGTGTCTGAGATCTTTGAGGGGATTATGTGGACTGAGGGTGTTATTATATGAAGTGTGGTACACAACCAGACTGAGTACATTTTGTGAATACATTTCAGTGTCTTTTCATAGATGGCATGGAATGTAATTGTAGCATTCTGTTTTCTAGCTGAAATCGAAACCCAGCTATGATGCTGCACCACCCCTGCAGGGTTTGACCAAATGGGTGCCACGACCTGGACCAATGGACCGCAAGGTGAGTCTTTAATCCAGACTAGTGTGTGAAAAATCATCCTGCAAGTTGCCTACCATCCATTAAAATCTGAAagctaaatactgtatatcacaCCCACCAATTAACAATTAGAACTGCTTGAGGGCAGTGTCTCAGGACAACTTTCAGCTCTGTGAGAGACTCCCTTATCTAATTCTATTTTGAGGTGTCTGTTCTGGTTCACCTATGTCACTTGGCTGCAACAAAAGCCTGCACCCTCACCAGCCATAACAGGGTAAGATAACTCACGCCTGGTGTAGACATCTTTAATATGTCTCGTCACTAGGTTGTGGAGAAGGCATTGCAGCGTTCCATGGCCCGTATGCAGGTGGATTCTCTGGACTGTGTGCAGTTCCACTGGTGGAACTACAGCGATAATAGATACCTGCATGCCCTGGGGCACCTGTCTGACCTGCAGCAGGATGGACTCATACGTAGGTCATCTTATATAACCATTTACTAATCCCATGCACACAAGCTCTTTGTTAAGATTCACAGTTCAGCCATGTACCTTGTGTACTTgttgatgagctgtgcctgtttGTCAAGTTTAGATGTACTCCTTATTTTCTTACTCTTCAGGAGAGCTGGCCCTCACCAACTTTGACACTCAGAGGCTTGAGGAGATCACAAACAAAGGGATCAGAGTCTCCAGTAACCAGGTACAGTGCCTGCTCCCTCATTCCCTCATTTGTTTTCCCcatctttctctcgctttctcactAGCTTAATGGGAGTCAATTTCCTTGTGCCTTATAGAATATTGTGAAATCTGTGCATGTTCAGTACATTAGTCTGCGTCAGCGTTCAGTATGTCCAGTATTAATGTCCAGTGATGTTTCCTCCCAGGTGCAGTACTCTCTGATTGACCAGCGGCCCGCTGTTAAGATGGAGGCGGTCTGCCTGTCTCACGGCATCCAGCTCCTCACCTATGGAACTCTGGGTGAGGACCGGTCTGAGGTCATATGGGATTAAGTCATCACGGCCACTGCTCTACTCCTACTGCTGCTATTTGGCTGCTCTAGATCATCAGGGGTTAGCCATTTAATAGGAtgaagaagcacaagcattcatGTCACTGCACTGAGAGAGTCAGTGGTGAAGGGTTGGATTAGGTCCCAGTTAGCCTGGCCCAGGTCTGTATGGGGTTTAGCCTACCCATCTGACCTATAGATCTAGACCAGGCTAGCTCACAGTTACTGTTGCAACCTTAGTGACCGGTTATGGTCTGTTTTCTTCAAGTTATGTGACTTACGATATTATATCGTAAATCACATAACTTTAGACAGACCCATAATCGCTCCTTCTAGTCATGGACCACTTGATATTCTGATCTGATAATGCCTGGAAATGACTGACTCTCTCGCATAAGTCGTAATGAAAAACATAACGTACTCTCGCCAGATatgttgggggaaaaaatctgaGATACTGCATGCTTTGCTTTGATGCATTATGGTTATTAGTATTACTGAAATTAGCAAGTCATTTAATATAGTGTTAGCGATTTTAGAAATCCTTTCCGTATTGACTCTTGCAATGTGGGGTGTAGTGATATAAAATGGTGGCAATCTAAGATGGAGTCCAAACTGACGATGCGTCTCTGCTGTTTCTCTGCTTCCCTCTTCACCcaatctcctctcttcttcatctttaccctgtctctgtctctctttctgtatccaacccctccctcctccatcgtTTTAAACCTCCATCGCTCGGTCCCCCCTCTACTTCTCAGCTGGTGGTCTACTCTCAGAGCGCTATCTGGGGAAGGCGGAGCCTACAAGCAGGGTGGAGCTCAACACTGCCTCCCTCAGTAAATACAAGAAGGTGATTGATGGCTGGGGAGGATGGGGGCTGTTCCAGGAGCTGCTGGTTGTCTTGGACGGTGTTGCCCAGGGCCACAGCTGCTCCATTGCCAACGTGGCTACCCGCTACATTCTGGACCGGCCAGCAGTGGCTGGAGTCATCGTGGGCTGTCGTCTCGGCGTTGCTGGGGCGGAACACATCAAGGACAGCCTGCACAGCTGCAGCCCAGAGTTGGAGCTCACGGCGCAAGACCTGCGCACCATAGACGGCGTGCTGCAGCGCTCGCGTGACCTCATGAGCCTCATCGGAGATTGTGGAGACGAGTACAGGAactagaggagaaaagagaagatgGACCAGAGCATCTGGGTTGGAGGGAAGTTGAGATGGGGTACTGGAGGAAGAACATGTAAATGTGTGAATAAATGTGTGTATAGATGATGGTGGGAAGTTAGAGGATGGCAGGAAGTTAGAGGATGGCAGGAGTAGAAGGAAATGTGGTGGGAAGAGAAGGCCTGGGGGGCTGAAACTGAAAATGACAGATGGGAGGGGCATGAGGGGGAATGACAGCATGAACTATGACAGGGCACACAGATATACAgccttttacttttatttttttaaatagtgtcAACGTGTGATAAATGTTACCCTGTACCCATATAATTAAGAATGTAATGTATATAGCGTCATTATGTCTCTGTGTATGGAAAGGGCTTTTAAGTAAAATAAGATATTGACCTAAAGCAGCTTGTTTAATTTACAATACGCACAATAGTTattgatatttttttgtaaaaatcCTCTTCCTGTACTCTTTCATGACATCCCTTCAGACAaggagaaaatatttatttatgttaCATTACTCAAAAGAGGGAAATGTCTCTGTGTTTGAGGTGGTCTGTGGTGGGCCTTTGTTTGCAGTatgctggtgttgtgtgtgtgtttgtttgaggaTTACTAGGGTGGAAGATGTGGGTAGGCCTGTCTGGCGAACACTGGGAAGAGTTTCACTAGGGAAGTAGATCATGGTGGAGTCCTCTGATGTTCCTTGACAGAGCTAGCTGACTGGCTGTTCACTCAAGGGTCTGGATATACGCAAACAGGAGGGGTCAGAGGAAGATTTGGGGTGGGGGTAGCACTGAGGGGCAATTAGATGACAGGCTAGAAGATTAGGGGTGGGTGCCAGCTGGGGGGCAGGAGCAGGGGTATTTGGGGGGTCTTTCCATCTCTTGTAACTGTGGTAATGAGGCATTGATACTGTACAAGAGACAGACGCTCTAATGACCATGATGATTCCCCCAGACTGCCACTATCGCAGCTGCTGAAACTCACAGGGAGGGTACCCACAGCCTGGGGTTAAAGGTAAGATACAAGATCACATGTACTCCACTATGGGGAAACACACTAGGGTATAGTACAGTACTATGACATCCAGTAAAACTACAGTCTCTCACCAGGGGACTGAGTTTAGCCTGCTTCAGTGTGCCTCAGACTAAGGGCTTAATTCAATTAGATCCGCTTGAACCAATATCAGCATAGCAGTTGTTTTGgcagtgtcggaggtggaactacATTAGAGCTGACAAATCCACAAGTGACTCTTGGAATTATACCTACAGTAAAGCAGACATTGCCTGCATAGGGTCGtattaacagaaatcccatgcagccttgtttacaagttcaaacagtggaatgtgagatgtaatctacacgtccattaggctgatagaaatcctcattatttagttgaatgatttttcaatttgagcgtaattatctcgttctgaacttctaatgtCAGTGGGGCGGGTGTGGCTTAGTGACAAAGATTTGACGTCTTCAACGCAGTTCCGCCTCctacaccgccaaaacatccgcATCGCTATTGTCAGTTAACACTTGATCGGATTAAATCTAGGCCCTAAACACCTTGTTTTCCCCAGCTCAGTGGTCTTCAGGTTAGTGTGACAGCAGCCATGTGTGGTTGGTATTATATTTCTGTGGTGGGCTACTGTGTATCTATCAGCTGTCCTCTCTCATCTTGTTGGATGACCCTATGTTTAAAGAGCATCTCTGTCTGCAgtttcatgcacacacacatgctgatgTGCCCTTGAATCTTTCAATAGGCTTTTTAATTATTAAAACACATGAAATATGCACAGCAGGAGGTGGGTGGTGGATATGTCCTTGTATGTTCAGCTCCCAATGCAGCATGCATACAGGGCCCATAGTCCAGACTATCAGCAGACACACTGCACCAGATTGATCAGGTGTGGCTCAAgtcaatgtttgtctgtgtgttatttggtatttttattgaatattaaaacattcAATATACCTGCAGTGAAGCCGATCAACATTTACATTCAGTCATCAAGCAGACTCCCATGCAGAGCGATCCACAGGGGCAACCAGAGTCAAGTGCCCTgcccaagggcacgtcgacagatctcccaccaagtcAAATCGGGGACCCAAATCAGCGACCTATCGGCCACCGGCCCATCTCCCAACCGCCAGGGCACCAACCATCctagatccccccacagttccccgagAGCTGCCCCTCGACCATCCAAGACCTCCCCAAAAaaactctccctccactcccccaaGGAATTCTGTACAATCATttttgcgttgttttatatatcaagtCATAcaccatggaatcagtacatcaaaCACCGATTCTCAGCTATTTTGCagtctgtatggcacagctgtcaacatgctggtcctcaaattaaactggtatactttcctatttatgctatttttattcctctgtcAGTTTtaatcctttatattgggcagacagaccagttccctacctcctcccgctgccacctgcctcctccattttcgGGGgaatcttggattgagcagaccttcccaaaCAAATCCGATAACTTCAtgaaagacatacagtaccagtcaaaggtttggatgtcttcactattattctacaatgtagaaaatattataacaaaaataacaaaaaacccttgaatgagtaggtgtccaaacttttgactggtactgtaaccctaccattccaatttacaatatcatttaaaaacaaaatacccttttcaaacatattttccataaatATAGGTCTTTTATCAACCACCACATTTGAGttcaaccataatatttgttgtaatatttgttctaataaatcaaaatgagacatggcaatcggcaaaaaggcaatttttaacaATGggtgagcttttcttagtaatctacttgagaactattttgggttcaagtaaaacttttgtttaagtgaagcttttaaagagaggtttagtgcttttatatttaatctcAAACCATCCAGTTCATATTCActatatagataggcacgctttatgttgtctggcttagcattccagataaagctaaatattttttgctcatatgatttgaaaaacgaatcataaGGAGTAGGAAGCGCCATAAGTAAattgagatatgactaaggagttaatcagtgtCATTTTTCCATaaatggttgcaggatcttgtctatgtttacaagttttctattgaaattcattgtggagagctcatttatatattttgtgatatgaataccaattatgtctacttcaccatcagcccattttataggtaaactgcagggtaatgtaaaagttgtattttctaaagatccaatacataatatgtTACACATCATAATTAGGTTCAAATTCAGAGAGGCCAGAAAAGTGaactagatcttcaatgagacattgcagggatctcgCTTGCGGACTAGTTACATGGATACCTATGTTTTTatgccttggatttctaatcatctaatgttgttatttgatctgattttaatacCTCTTtaggatctgaccctttttttcaattttcaccttaaatgacatacccaaatttaaCTGCCCGTAGCTCAGGACCTGTAGCAAGTATatacatattcttgataccatttgaatggaaacacttaagtttgtggaaatgcgaaattaatgtaggagaatataacacattagatctggtaaaagataatacaattttttttttttgtaccatcattttgaaacgcaagagaaaggccataatgcattattccagcccaggcacaatttacattttggccactaaatggcagcagtgtatgtgcaaagttttagactgatccaactaaccatatctgttcaaaatgttgtatcaagactgcccaaatgttcctaattggtttatcaatacattttcaagttcataattgtgctgaaacaatagcatggtattatttcactgtaacagctactgtatattggacggtgcagttagattaacacgaatttaagctttctgcccatatcataTATGTCATATATGTAGCGCAACTGTCCCACGGGGGacacaccgatcccgtagaggttttgatagctaacatttcgatggccataaggAATAGATATGATGAGTGTGGACGCCGTTGTTTAACTCCAACAGTTAAAACTCTCTGAGAAGAAACCGCTATTGCACCTGGGGTTGCTACACATTACTTTTATCCATTGAATAAGAGACTCACCGAAATAggaaaaatccaggcatttataaataaaatccagtcttactttatcaaaggcctttacAAAATCTgatataaataccaggcctggcttcttagatgtttcatgatgttctattatttctagtagttatagtatattatctccaatgtatcgtccacgtaaaaaacctgtctgatcaggatgaacaatacctggtaaaacccttttaattctgagtgctatgcattttgctagtatttttgcatcgcaacattgaagtgtaaggggcctccagttttttagatagactggatctttatatttgccatctgggtcttgttttaataatagagaaatcagaccttcctactgagtacctgacagactaccatttctataggagtagtaaAACAAGCTAATGATTAAGCTTTGAGAATATACAAAAAGGCTTGATTTACCTCTACCGGTTTGCCATCAAGCCCTGAGGTTATTCCAGACAAAGGACTTAATAGCCTCAAAccgttattcctctgtaatttggccttcacgcTGATCTTTTCGTGCATTTGTTAATTTttcattttttgtattatttgaaAATAATTCCTTAAAGTAAtcgtcattcagagggtgagaatgagatggaaaagagaacatctgcttaaaatattaagcttcctcttttaaaatatcattcggagaatcatggatgactctctttagtaacgagtttctgctaattatttttggtagcgttcctgtgttggagattcaggaagattttggtgcatttttctccatattccatctagttttctttatttttgtaatagataaATTCAGCTATAAATTATTTTGGCTTAGTTAAGAATAAATTGTCCTCCAGTAGACTTTGactacatttccaatatccccgtccatgtGGAAATTCTGTTAGAGTTATGTGAAGGCCATATAGATGAtggtccgatcgcattctgtctcttttctgtgtctgtgtgttgccaTGTAGGCTAtgctgtgtaggtgtgtgtatgatGGTATTTGGTTATGGACATGAAATCATGAAAGAACAAGTCAATACGTATGAAACAACTATCAGACTGGAGGGGTGTGAAgaaaccattcctttattggtgTGAAGTCCCAGTCAGGATGAGGGGCTAAAAACAGTGCTCTACGCCAGACCCATGTCCACTCACACACTCGCTCACGCGGGGTACAGGGTGTGTCGCATCAAAATGTGAGAGAAtcagacattttttttcttccaaaaaaCATTCACCTCACTCAGACTATAGCAGTTCTCATTACTTTCTCTAGGATGGGGTCTATTGTGGGGGAGTGGAGTACTGAACTTACAAGGGGCCAACTCAATGGGTGAAGGGTCAAAACCACATCAATGACAgttaacagaaataccatatttgcTTTTTTAGAATCCTTTGATTCTTATTCTCAGAGAGCAGGTGTTGCCAGAAGTGTTTTCGGGTTGACATTTCCATGACAACGGCATGTTGCAGTGGCGCTGGTAGTGGTCTATTTGGCGTTGGCGGAGCTGCTGAGCATCTTGCGGACAGCCTGCGCAATGGCGTCACGGTCGATGCCGAAGATCTTGAGGA
This window contains:
- the LOC111977197 gene encoding uncharacterized protein, with translation MAHVPKVKLAGGLEICRILNGMWQVSGAHGPVDHPKAVQAMQAYIDAGLTTFDMADIYGPAEEIFGHFNSQLKSKPSYDAAPPLQGLTKWVPRPGPMDRKVVEKALQRSMARMQVDSLDCVQFHWWNYSDNRYLHALGHLSDLQQDGLIRELALTNFDTQRLEEITNKGIRVSSNQVQYSLIDQRPAVKMEAVCLSHGIQLLTYGTLAGGLLSERYLGKAEPTSRVELNTASLSKYKKVIDGWGGWGLFQELLVVLDGVAQGHSCSIANVATRYILDRPAVAGVIVGCRLGVAGAEHIKDSLHSCSPELELTAQDLRTIDGVLQRSRDLMSLIGDCGDEYRN